CTGAAGCCCCTCAGGAATCGAAATTGCAAGTCCAATATTCCCCACAAGCCACGTAATCCATCCTACCATAAATGAGGTAAGGGTGCCAAATGAGATTTTACTTACTTCATAGGTACCTCCTGAAGTAGGAAACATGCTGATTAATTCAGCATAACAGAGAGCAACATAGATTCCTATCATCGCCATTAAAATCCATGAAATAATTGATGCTGCTCCAGCAAAATAAACACTGTATTGGGGAACATATAATATTGAAGAATCAAAAATAAAGTTCAATGCCAAAACAAAGATAATGCCAAACCCTAAGGTCTTTTTAAGTTCAGTTCCAGAAGTTTCTTTGGCAGATTGTAATTCAAGCAGTTCTTCAGCAGACTTTACATACCTGAAATCATCCTTAGTTCGTGGTATCTCTTCGGGCATAGGGTCCTCAAGGTTAAAGAGAACTTTGCAAAATTATGGTTACTGCCTATTTTATGAGCATTTTCGAAAGACTTATCGGGCAATTTTCGAGGTTCCAGAGAGAAAATTGCTTTATCCAAAATATATCTCAATGCGAACTGGCAGTAACCCGAGCTATGCGAGTATTTTGCAAAGTTTTCTAAATACGGTATTTCCTTAGTTAAATAGTTTGCTCTTTAACAAAACATTTATATACTATTAACGACTGGAAAATGTACAATATAATCAATATGAGGTGAATGTAATGGCTAAAGTAGTAAAAGTAGCAAAAGTTGGCGTCAAGAAACGAGACGGTTATTTATACTTCGTCGATAAAGATGGAGATGTTTCTATGGTTGCAATGAACCGAGGGGGCAAAAGGAAATCAGGTAAAAAACGAAGATAAATATTTTTTATTTTTTTCACATTTTTTTAAGAAGGTAGGTGTTTTTCAAATCTTCAATCAAATATCCTTTTTTTTCAAGTAAAGCGCGTAATTGATCAGCTTTTTTAAAATCCTTTACTTTTCGTGCTTCTTCCCGCTGATCTGCTAACACAACTATTTCTTCAGGAACTGATTCTGGTTGTTTATGCATAATTCCAAGAACAAGGTCAAACTGATGCATGCATTCCTTAATAGCTTCAGCATCTTTATGGCTGAACAGGTTGTTGCTCATAAGCGTATTAATCTCTTTCATAAAATCAAACAGAGCAGCTAATCCTTCAGAAATATTTAAGTCGTCATCTAAGGCAGTTTCAAAACGCTTTTTTGTGTCTGCAATTATTTGTTTAATAGTTTGATTATCTTTTCCAGAAACTTTCTCCTGTTTCTCCATAAATTCATCAATCCGTGCAACAGCTTGCTGGCTTGCTGCAACGCCTTGTAGGGTAAAATTCAACGGCTGTCTATACTGGGTGCTTAATAAGAGATAACGAATAGCTCTGCTGCTATAACCTTTGGCAAGTAAATCACGCAGGGTATAAAAATTTCCTAGACTTTTGCTCATTTTCTTCCCATCAACTTTGATGTATTCATTATGGAGCCAATAATTGACAAAGGTTCTTCCGGTCGCAGCTTCGCTTTGAGCAATTTCATTTTCATGGTGGGGGAAAATAAGGTCTATGCCACCTGTGTGGATGTCAAAAGTCTGACCAAGATTTTTCATAGACATAGCGCTGCATTCAATATGCCAGCCTGGTCTGCCTTTGCCTAATGCTGTTTCCCAAAAAACATCGCCATCTTTTTCTGTCCAAAATTTCCAGAGCGCAAAATCTTGTGCTTGATGCTTATCATACTCATCTTGTTGCACACGAACTCCAGCTTTAGTTTGATGAAGATCAATTTTTGATAATTTTCCATAACTTTTAAACTTTGAAATAGCATAATAAATCCCATCAGGTGCTTTATAAGCAAGTCCTTT
This region of Candidatus Woesearchaeota archaeon genomic DNA includes:
- a CDS encoding cysteine--tRNA ligase — translated: MSLCFHNTLTGKKELFEPLRSHQVRMYNCGPTVYDYAHIGNFRAYICSDILKRYLIYKGFKVKQVMNITDVDDKTIRASQKAGLTLQAYTDKYTQAFFEDLETLRISKPDIFPRATAYIDDMVALIKDLLNKGLAYKAPDGIYYAISKFKSYGKLSKIDLHQTKAGVRVQQDEYDKHQAQDFALWKFWTEKDGDVFWETALGKGRPGWHIECSAMSMKNLGQTFDIHTGGIDLIFPHHENEIAQSEAATGRTFVNYWLHNEYIKVDGKKMSKSLGNFYTLRDLLAKGYSSRAIRYLLLSTQYRQPLNFTLQGVAASQQAVARIDEFMEKQEKVSGKDNQTIKQIIADTKKRFETALDDDLNISEGLAALFDFMKEINTLMSNNLFSHKDAEAIKECMHQFDLVLGIMHKQPESVPEEIVVLADQREEARKVKDFKKADQLRALLEKKGYLIEDLKNTYLLKKM